A part of Variovorax sp. HW608 genomic DNA contains:
- the cysC gene encoding adenylyl-sulfate kinase, which produces MDEASVLWLTGLSGAGKSTIARHLRACLLGRGAAVAVLDGDEIRGGLSQGLGFSDVDRRENIRRIAEMARLLSTQGIVVIVAAIAPLSRHRGLARSIIGAPYREVYVKASLSDCERRDVKGLYARARRGEVAKFTGVTDAYEPPLNPDLLVDTSTHGVDVAVSSLMALLERCQARQTVRQLA; this is translated from the coding sequence ATGGATGAAGCGTCCGTCTTGTGGTTGACGGGGCTTTCCGGTGCGGGCAAGTCCACGATTGCGCGCCATCTTCGTGCTTGTTTGCTGGGCCGCGGAGCCGCCGTGGCCGTCCTGGACGGGGACGAGATCCGCGGTGGCCTGAGCCAGGGCCTGGGATTCAGTGATGTCGATCGGCGCGAGAACATCCGGCGAATCGCCGAGATGGCTCGCCTGTTGAGCACTCAAGGGATCGTCGTGATCGTGGCAGCCATCGCTCCCTTGAGCAGGCACAGGGGGTTGGCGCGCAGCATCATCGGAGCGCCTTACCGCGAGGTCTATGTCAAGGCCTCGCTGTCCGATTGCGAACGCCGCGACGTCAAGGGCCTGTACGCCAGGGCGCGCCGCGGAGAGGTGGCGAAGTTCACCGGCGTGACCGACGCCTACGAGCCGCCCCTGAATCCCGACCTGCTCGTCGATACGTCCACCCACGGCGTCGACGTGGCGGTGAGCAGCCTGATGGCCTTGCTCGAGAGATGCCAGGCGAGGCAGACGGTGAGGCAACTGGCATGA
- a CDS encoding glycosyltransferase family 4 protein, whose translation MIALIVISFLISALGVQIFMRRARRHARRYAADMPQRFHKGHVPRLGGAGILMGMGVAWLVAGIPSDPFNVSWPLKTSLLTLVCISPAVLGGIIEDVTQQVSVRYRLSLTIGCALVVCWVLNIGVYRTGLPVLDGWLQAMPYMALLIAALAIGGLPHAFNIIDGYNGLAGTVAVLVCLAISHVALQVGDRQLAAMVICLVGATVGFLMWNYPRGKIFAGDGGAYVWGMVIAIAAVTLVQRHRVVSPWFPMLLLIYPVWETVFSIYRKVARGQSPGMADALHFHQLIFRRIVRVAFADDEARQLLARNNRTSPYLWIFAALTVVPAVLFWNNTLVLVAFCILFIATYVAAYLMIVRFKVPRWLRP comes from the coding sequence ATGATTGCATTGATCGTCATCAGCTTCCTCATCTCCGCCCTGGGCGTGCAGATCTTCATGCGCCGGGCCCGCCGGCACGCGCGGCGCTACGCGGCCGACATGCCGCAGCGCTTTCACAAAGGCCATGTGCCGCGCCTCGGCGGCGCGGGCATTCTCATGGGGATGGGGGTGGCGTGGCTGGTCGCCGGGATCCCCTCCGATCCCTTCAATGTGTCGTGGCCGCTCAAGACCTCGCTTCTCACGCTGGTGTGCATTTCGCCGGCCGTGCTCGGCGGCATCATCGAGGACGTGACGCAGCAGGTGTCGGTCCGCTACCGGCTCAGCCTCACGATCGGCTGCGCGCTGGTGGTGTGCTGGGTGCTCAACATCGGCGTGTACCGCACCGGCCTCCCGGTCCTCGACGGCTGGCTGCAGGCGATGCCCTACATGGCGCTGCTGATCGCGGCGTTGGCGATCGGCGGCCTTCCGCATGCCTTCAACATCATCGACGGCTACAACGGGCTGGCCGGCACCGTGGCGGTGCTGGTGTGCCTCGCGATCTCGCACGTGGCGCTGCAAGTCGGCGACCGGCAGCTCGCGGCGATGGTGATCTGCCTGGTCGGCGCCACCGTGGGTTTCCTGATGTGGAACTACCCGCGTGGCAAGATCTTCGCCGGCGACGGCGGCGCCTACGTCTGGGGCATGGTGATCGCCATCGCGGCGGTCACGCTGGTGCAGCGGCACCGGGTCGTGTCGCCGTGGTTTCCGATGCTGCTGCTGATCTATCCGGTCTGGGAGACGGTGTTTTCGATCTACCGGAAGGTCGCGCGCGGCCAGTCGCCCGGCATGGCCGATGCGCTGCACTTCCACCAGCTGATCTTCCGCCGCATCGTCCGCGTGGCCTTTGCGGACGACGAGGCGCGCCAGCTGCTCGCGCGCAACAACCGGACCTCGCCGTACCTGTGGATCTTCGCCGCGCTGACCGTGGTGCCGGCGGTGCTGTTCTGGAACAACACCCTCGTGCTGGTCGCCTTCTGCATCCTGTTCATCGCGACCTACGTGGCCGCCTACCTCATGATCGTGCGCTTCAAGGTCCCGCGCTGGCTGCGGCCCTGA
- the galE gene encoding UDP-glucose 4-epimerase GalE, with protein MSTSILVTGGAGFIGSHTCVALAQAGYTPVILDNLVNSDVRVLDRLERIIGKKPQFIEGDVRDRALLDKLFRDQPIGGVIHFAGLKAVGDSVADPITYYDNNVYGTLVLAAAMQAAGVHTLIFSSSATVYGDPDRSPIPENAALRPANPYGRSKLMVEEALSDLQHARPEWRIALLRYFNPVGAHESGLIGEHPQGKPNNLMPFVCQVAVGLREKLAVHGGDYPTADGTGVRDYVHVMDLAEGHVAALRHAEKQPGLLKVNLGTGQGASVLDVVKAFERASGRPLKYEIGPRRPGDVPAYWADPSLAQEILGWRARRGLDQMCADSWRWQQANPKGYER; from the coding sequence ATGAGCACAAGCATTCTTGTCACCGGCGGCGCCGGCTTTATCGGCAGCCACACCTGCGTGGCCTTGGCGCAGGCCGGCTACACGCCGGTGATCCTGGACAACCTCGTCAACAGCGATGTGCGGGTGCTCGACCGGCTGGAACGGATCATCGGCAAGAAGCCGCAGTTCATCGAAGGCGATGTCCGCGACCGGGCGCTGCTCGACAAGCTGTTCCGCGACCAGCCCATCGGCGGCGTCATCCATTTCGCCGGGCTGAAGGCGGTCGGCGACTCCGTGGCCGACCCGATCACCTATTACGACAACAACGTCTACGGCACCCTGGTGCTGGCGGCGGCGATGCAGGCCGCCGGCGTGCATACGCTGATCTTCTCGTCGTCGGCGACCGTCTACGGCGACCCCGACCGCTCGCCGATTCCCGAGAACGCGGCGCTGCGCCCGGCCAATCCGTACGGGCGGTCGAAGCTGATGGTCGAAGAGGCCTTGTCCGATCTGCAGCACGCCCGCCCGGAGTGGCGGATCGCGCTGCTGCGCTATTTCAATCCGGTCGGCGCCCACGAAAGCGGCCTGATCGGCGAGCACCCGCAGGGCAAGCCCAACAACCTGATGCCCTTCGTCTGCCAGGTGGCGGTCGGATTGCGCGAAAAGCTGGCGGTGCACGGCGGCGACTACCCGACCGCCGACGGCACCGGCGTGCGCGACTACGTGCACGTGATGGATCTCGCCGAGGGACATGTGGCGGCGCTGCGTCACGCGGAAAAGCAGCCGGGCCTGCTGAAGGTCAACCTCGGTACCGGCCAGGGGGCGTCGGTCCTCGACGTGGTGAAGGCCTTCGAGCGCGCCAGCGGCCGCCCGCTGAAGTACGAAATCGGGCCCCGCCGGCCGGGCGACGTTCCGGCCTACTGGGCCGACCCGTCACTGGCCCAGGAGATCCTCGGCTGGCGCGCCCGCCGCGGCCTGGACCAGATGTGCGCCGACAGCTGGCGCTGGCAGCAAGCCAACCCCAAGGGCTACGAACGCTGA
- a CDS encoding DUF2501 domain-containing protein → MNHFTRHGLVLVLVGALGCAHAQGLDALKGLAGGASPGAGSMASGSLGNAAGVLEYCLKNNYLSGAGASSIKDQLMSKIPGGQPASDAGYVDGSKGILTSSDGKKMDLTGGGLKAELTKKACDFVLNQAKSMI, encoded by the coding sequence ATGAATCACTTCACCCGGCACGGATTGGTGCTCGTCCTCGTGGGCGCGCTCGGCTGCGCGCACGCGCAAGGCCTGGATGCTCTCAAGGGCCTCGCCGGAGGAGCGAGTCCGGGCGCGGGTTCGATGGCCTCGGGCAGCCTTGGCAACGCCGCAGGCGTGCTGGAGTACTGCCTGAAGAACAACTACCTGAGCGGCGCCGGTGCCTCGTCGATCAAGGACCAGCTCATGAGCAAGATCCCCGGAGGCCAGCCGGCCTCCGACGCAGGCTACGTCGACGGCTCCAAGGGCATCCTGACGAGCAGCGACGGCAAGAAGATGGACCTGACCGGCGGCGGGCTCAAGGCAGAGCTCACCAAGAAGGCCTGCGACTTCGTCCTGAACCAGGCGAAATCGATGATCTGA
- a CDS encoding glycosyltransferase family 2 protein encodes MPTPTLSLDKPITVSIVSHGQLALVKPLLEQLDRFSHGVVGKVVLTINVPEPDVLAGASWRFALERIDNAAPMGFGANHNQAFGHCGTPWFLVLNPDIRFDADVLGPLIGEAGPRSGLLTPRILEPGKDAPEQHRAIITPREILTRKRPDYVRPVVPHWIPGLFMLFRSETYREIGGFDERFFMYGEDFDICARTQLAGWRLQVAEDLLARHDAQRASRTDAKHLYWHVTSLLKVWSSRAFWRFRAAMRKNQASVR; translated from the coding sequence ATGCCGACGCCCACCCTCTCCCTGGACAAACCCATCACCGTATCGATCGTGAGCCACGGTCAGCTGGCGCTGGTCAAGCCGCTGCTGGAGCAGCTGGACCGGTTCAGCCACGGGGTGGTCGGGAAGGTGGTGCTGACCATCAACGTGCCGGAACCCGACGTGCTCGCCGGCGCCAGCTGGCGCTTTGCGCTGGAGCGCATCGACAACGCGGCGCCGATGGGGTTCGGGGCGAATCACAACCAGGCCTTCGGGCATTGCGGCACGCCGTGGTTCCTGGTGCTCAATCCGGACATCCGCTTCGACGCGGACGTGCTCGGGCCGCTGATCGGTGAGGCCGGGCCCCGAAGCGGCCTGCTGACGCCGCGCATCCTGGAGCCCGGCAAGGACGCGCCCGAGCAGCATCGGGCGATCATCACGCCGCGCGAGATCCTTACGCGCAAGCGCCCCGACTACGTCCGGCCGGTCGTGCCGCACTGGATTCCCGGGCTCTTCATGCTGTTTCGCAGCGAGACGTACCGCGAGATCGGCGGCTTCGACGAGCGCTTCTTCATGTACGGCGAGGACTTCGACATCTGCGCCCGCACCCAGCTCGCGGGCTGGAGGCTCCAGGTGGCCGAGGACCTGCTCGCGCGCCACGACGCCCAGCGCGCCAGCCGCACCGATGCGAAGCATCTGTACTGGCACGTGACCAGCCTGCTCAAGGTGTGGAGCTCGCGCGCGTTCTGGCGCTTTCGCGCGGCGATGCGAAAGAATCAAGCCTCGGTGCGGTAG
- the argB gene encoding acetylglutamate kinase: protein MTDSFLNISPRDKAEILAQALPYIRKFHGKTIVIKYGGNAMTDPELQADFAEDVVLLKLVGMNPVVVHGGGPQIEAALNRLGKKGHFIQGMRVTDSETMEVVEWVLAGEVQQDIVGLINQAGGKAVGLTGRDGGLIRAQKLRMADRNDPNLHHDVGQVGDIVSIDPSVVKALQDDAFIPVVSPIGFGEENESYNINADVVAGKLATVLKAEKLMMLTNTPGVLDKNGKLLTDLSAREIDELFADGTISGGMLPKIEGALDAAKSGVNAVHIIDGRVPHAMLLEILTEQAFGTMIRAR, encoded by the coding sequence ATGACCGATTCCTTCCTCAACATCTCCCCCCGCGACAAGGCCGAGATCCTGGCCCAGGCGCTGCCGTACATCCGCAAGTTCCACGGCAAGACCATCGTCATCAAGTACGGCGGCAACGCCATGACCGATCCCGAACTGCAGGCGGACTTCGCGGAGGACGTGGTGCTGCTCAAGCTGGTGGGCATGAATCCGGTGGTGGTGCATGGCGGCGGCCCGCAGATCGAGGCGGCGCTCAACCGGCTCGGCAAGAAGGGCCACTTCATCCAGGGCATGCGCGTGACGGACTCCGAGACCATGGAAGTCGTCGAGTGGGTGCTGGCCGGCGAAGTGCAGCAGGACATCGTGGGCCTCATCAACCAGGCCGGCGGCAAGGCGGTGGGCTTGACCGGTCGCGACGGCGGCCTGATCCGCGCCCAGAAGCTCAGGATGGCCGACCGGAACGATCCGAACCTGCATCACGACGTGGGACAGGTCGGCGACATCGTCTCGATCGACCCGAGCGTGGTCAAGGCGCTGCAGGACGACGCCTTCATCCCGGTCGTGAGCCCGATCGGCTTCGGCGAGGAGAACGAGAGCTACAACATCAATGCCGACGTCGTCGCCGGCAAGCTGGCCACGGTGCTCAAGGCCGAGAAGCTGATGATGCTGACCAACACGCCCGGCGTGCTCGACAAGAACGGCAAGCTCCTGACCGACCTGAGCGCGCGCGAGATCGACGAACTCTTTGCCGACGGCACGATCTCCGGCGGCATGCTGCCCAAGATCGAAGGTGCGCTCGATGCGGCCAAGAGCGGCGTGAACGCGGTGCACATCATCGACGGCCGCGTGCCGCACGCGATGCTGCTCGAAATCCTGACCGAGCAGGCCTTCGGGACGATGATCCGGGCCCGGTAG
- a CDS encoding alpha/beta hydrolase encodes MNTSKIIAAAALSLLAVAGANAETYDGVHPLTTGASRADVQGSAVAAARAGNAYGDAANAGVEIVASTTNRAIVREEAVATAHNPLQSLDRRAFYRDQVPSAYNKPKVSFTRQAAL; translated from the coding sequence ATGAACACCTCGAAGATCATCGCCGCGGCTGCCCTCTCCCTCCTCGCCGTCGCTGGCGCCAACGCCGAAACCTATGACGGCGTGCATCCCCTGACCACCGGCGCGAGCCGCGCCGACGTGCAAGGCAGCGCCGTGGCTGCGGCCCGCGCCGGCAACGCGTACGGCGACGCCGCCAACGCGGGCGTGGAAATCGTGGCATCGACGACCAATCGCGCCATCGTGCGTGAAGAGGCCGTCGCAACCGCCCACAACCCGCTGCAAAGCCTCGACCGTCGCGCCTTCTACCGCGACCAAGTGCCTTCGGCGTACAACAAGCCGAAGGTTTCGTTCACCCGCCAAGCCGCCCTGTAA
- a CDS encoding RNA-guided endonuclease InsQ/TnpB family protein: MTSGVRFSSPLSVQDPLNGHLRQWIGHQRFMRNAKTRERNAAYLEGRHHEDSQKYAHLVTEETAFLSDVPSQILRNGAVRFYAGLQRFRAGLGGAPKIKRRHGRQSVLITKELFRFLPMPVTGRSDREGWVIELGTKANPVGRLSFHAHRAWSLPNQIIISVEPSGRWFVSFSYEGEAIEVDRKGAARDLSAADHIRTAEELLYEIQGLPDLEDRVWAGDRGVHTPLAGSDGKTWDFSDVHKARLARAESGKRKYQKRMARAQKVKGADGKSRVSQGYLKLKRKAAKKAEYGRNVRQEFAHQTSHALVASNAEVFAFEDLKIKNMTAAPAPKLDAEGRWARNGSAAKAGLNAAILRSAWGSVQRFTTYKAKKRNKLVYKLPPAYSSQTCSRCGHRDAGNRKGQLFACLSCGHQADADVNAARVLKLWTIEKVRSGDLPAEEQRRKKRVAFARKRTRALEKEHLEVTSDQERTGHLEAGASNGSAFHAVA, translated from the coding sequence ATGACTTCCGGGGTCCGGTTCTCCTCTCCGCTGAGCGTGCAAGATCCTCTGAATGGTCATCTGCGCCAGTGGATCGGGCACCAGCGCTTCATGCGCAACGCCAAGACCCGGGAGCGCAATGCGGCCTATCTTGAGGGTCGACATCACGAAGACTCGCAGAAGTACGCGCACCTGGTCACCGAAGAGACCGCCTTCCTGTCGGATGTGCCCTCGCAGATCCTGCGCAACGGCGCCGTGCGGTTCTACGCCGGCCTGCAGCGATTCCGCGCTGGCTTGGGTGGCGCTCCCAAGATTAAACGACGCCACGGACGGCAGTCGGTTCTGATCACCAAGGAGCTCTTTCGCTTCCTGCCCATGCCCGTCACCGGGCGCAGCGATCGCGAGGGCTGGGTGATCGAACTCGGGACCAAGGCCAATCCGGTTGGCAGGCTCTCGTTCCATGCCCACCGCGCATGGAGCTTGCCTAACCAGATCATCATCTCGGTGGAGCCCTCGGGTCGCTGGTTCGTCAGCTTCTCGTACGAGGGTGAGGCCATCGAGGTCGATCGCAAAGGCGCCGCCCGCGACCTCAGCGCCGCAGACCATATCCGCACGGCGGAGGAGCTCCTCTACGAAATCCAGGGCCTCCCCGATCTCGAAGATCGAGTCTGGGCCGGCGACCGCGGCGTGCACACGCCGCTTGCAGGCTCCGACGGCAAGACCTGGGACTTCAGCGACGTGCACAAGGCGCGTCTCGCGCGCGCCGAGAGCGGCAAGCGCAAGTACCAGAAGCGCATGGCTCGAGCTCAGAAGGTCAAGGGCGCCGACGGCAAGAGCCGCGTGAGCCAAGGCTACCTCAAGCTCAAGCGCAAGGCAGCGAAGAAGGCCGAGTACGGCCGCAACGTGCGCCAGGAATTCGCGCATCAGACAAGCCATGCACTGGTCGCGTCCAACGCCGAGGTCTTCGCATTCGAAGACCTGAAGATCAAGAACATGACCGCCGCGCCAGCCCCGAAGCTGGATGCGGAAGGCCGCTGGGCCCGCAACGGCTCCGCCGCCAAGGCCGGACTCAATGCCGCGATTCTTCGCAGCGCCTGGGGTTCGGTCCAACGCTTCACGACCTACAAGGCGAAGAAGCGCAACAAGCTCGTCTACAAGCTGCCGCCGGCGTACTCGTCCCAGACGTGTTCGCGCTGCGGGCATCGCGACGCAGGCAATCGCAAAGGTCAACTCTTTGCGTGCCTGAGCTGCGGCCACCAGGCCGATGCCGACGTCAATGCCGCACGGGTGCTCAAGCTGTGGACGATCGAGAAAGTTCGTTCCGGCGATCTCCCGGCTGAGGAGCAACGACGGAAGAAGCGAGTGGCCTTCGCGCGCAAGCGAACCCGGGCCCTAGAGAAGGAACATCTCGAAGTTACGTCCGATCAGGAGCGTACTGGTCACTTGGAGGCCGGGGCCTCCAATGGCTCCGCGTTCCATGCTGTGGCTTAG
- the slmA gene encoding nucleoid occlusion factor SlmA: protein MQNDEPSAVGAPSDSSDTVAAPPVRKRPKPGERRVQILQALAAMLEQPGAERVTTAALAARLDVSEAALYRHFASKAQMFEGLIDFIEQSVFTLVNQIVEREDAGRDRAARIVAMVVQFAEKNPGMTRVMVGDALVFENERLQNRMNQFFDKIEATLRQTLRDAASGEGSATPTVDAQVRASALTAFVVGRLQRFARSGFRRAPSENLDAAVALML from the coding sequence ATGCAGAACGACGAGCCTAGCGCCGTTGGCGCCCCCAGCGACAGTTCAGACACGGTGGCCGCACCGCCGGTGCGCAAGCGCCCCAAGCCGGGGGAACGGCGCGTGCAGATTCTCCAGGCGCTGGCCGCAATGCTCGAGCAGCCAGGTGCCGAACGTGTGACCACCGCGGCGCTGGCCGCGCGCCTCGACGTCAGTGAGGCCGCACTTTACCGACACTTCGCGAGCAAGGCGCAGATGTTCGAGGGCCTCATCGACTTCATCGAGCAGAGCGTGTTCACCCTCGTCAACCAGATCGTCGAACGCGAGGACGCAGGCCGCGATCGGGCCGCGCGCATTGTCGCGATGGTGGTGCAGTTCGCCGAAAAGAACCCCGGCATGACCCGCGTGATGGTCGGCGATGCGCTGGTGTTCGAGAACGAGCGCCTGCAGAACCGCATGAACCAGTTCTTCGACAAGATCGAGGCCACCCTCCGCCAGACCCTGCGCGATGCCGCGTCGGGTGAGGGCTCGGCCACGCCCACCGTCGATGCGCAGGTGCGGGCCTCCGCGCTCACCGCCTTCGTGGTGGGACGGCTCCAGCGCTTCGCGCGCTCGGGATTCCGGCGCGCGCCCTCCGAGAATCTGGATGCGGCGGTTGCGCTGATGCTCTGA
- a CDS encoding malate/lactate/ureidoglycolate dehydrogenase yields MSRTIQASTLRKQVAAIVQAAGSSPAEAEQVAGNLVLANLSGHDSHGVGMVPRYVDAVAEGGLKPNASIAVKLDAGAILALDGQHGYGQIVGVQAMELGIARAKQNGSCIVSLAESHHLGRIGHFAEMATAEGLVSMHFVNVLSRPVVAPWGGGDGRFGTNPCCIGVPLAGAEPFILDFATSRVAQGKMRVAHNKGERVPTGYLIDEHGAPTTDPGVVVVPQSNGLFGALMTFGEHKGYGMAVACELLGGALTGGGTWHRPADTARTVLNGMLTVLIDPAKLGTEATFEQEARAFIDWLRQSPPGAGFDAVQIAGEPERRARAAREQDGIWLDDATWREIVDAGKKVGVGVD; encoded by the coding sequence ATGTCCAGAACCATCCAGGCATCCACGCTCCGCAAGCAGGTCGCGGCCATCGTTCAAGCAGCGGGCAGTTCCCCGGCGGAGGCCGAACAGGTCGCAGGCAACCTCGTGCTGGCCAATCTGAGCGGCCACGATTCCCACGGTGTCGGCATGGTGCCGCGCTATGTCGATGCGGTGGCCGAGGGCGGGCTCAAGCCCAATGCATCGATCGCGGTCAAGCTCGATGCAGGCGCGATCCTGGCGCTCGACGGGCAGCACGGCTACGGGCAGATCGTCGGCGTGCAGGCGATGGAACTCGGCATCGCGCGCGCGAAGCAGAACGGAAGCTGCATCGTCTCGCTCGCCGAATCGCACCATCTGGGGCGCATCGGCCACTTCGCCGAGATGGCGACCGCAGAGGGCCTCGTGTCGATGCACTTCGTCAACGTGCTGTCGCGCCCGGTGGTCGCGCCTTGGGGCGGCGGCGATGGCCGCTTCGGCACCAACCCCTGCTGCATCGGCGTGCCGCTCGCGGGCGCAGAACCCTTCATCCTCGACTTCGCGACCAGCCGCGTGGCGCAGGGCAAGATGCGCGTCGCGCACAACAAGGGTGAGCGCGTGCCCACCGGCTACCTGATCGACGAGCACGGCGCACCGACCACCGATCCGGGCGTGGTCGTGGTGCCGCAAAGCAATGGTCTCTTCGGCGCGCTCATGACTTTCGGCGAGCACAAGGGCTATGGCATGGCGGTGGCCTGCGAGCTGCTCGGCGGGGCGCTGACCGGCGGCGGCACATGGCATCGCCCGGCCGACACCGCGCGCACGGTGCTCAACGGGATGCTCACGGTCCTCATCGACCCCGCGAAGCTCGGCACCGAGGCCACTTTCGAGCAGGAGGCCCGGGCCTTCATCGACTGGTTGCGCCAGAGTCCTCCGGGCGCCGGCTTCGATGCGGTGCAGATCGCCGGCGAACCCGAACGCAGGGCGCGCGCCGCGCGCGAGCAGGACGGCATCTGGCTCGACGACGCCACCTGGCGCGAGATCGTCGACGCCGGGAAAAAGGTCGGCGTCGGCGTCGATTGA
- a CDS encoding TAXI family TRAP transporter solute-binding subunit, whose product MPTLPTGRHLALWLALIAVVALAIWLVVRYVSPLPPRTIVMSTGATDGAYHRFGLRYQELLKAEGIRLELRPSSGGVENLKRLNDGTVEVAFVQGGTGVLALDPDAPADSTPLRSLATVAFEPVWIFTRSVDVSKGLQALAGKRIAVGVPGSGNYQVAIQLLGIYGVTAPEGQQISSDGTTFVNAGGLAVVDLLAKGEVDAAIIIAAPQAPAVQKLLADSSMRLASLDHVEGLARRYPYFQPVSLKRGSVDPRRDLPPTDIHLLATTANLVVRDELHPALAYLLLEAARKVHRQPSLINRPEDFPSPQGTDFPLSDQAERYFRQGRPFLQSYLPFWAANYVQRLLLLVVPLVAILVPLARVLPMLIGWRRRSRLYRRYGELKFLEQDLASRKLGKGELDDALSRLDRIEDEIVETRFPLDFSDRVYTLRQHVDYVRAQLHRQMDPVGDPLNAR is encoded by the coding sequence ATGCCGACACTGCCCACCGGCCGACACCTCGCTCTCTGGCTTGCATTGATCGCCGTTGTTGCCCTGGCGATCTGGCTCGTCGTGCGCTATGTGAGCCCGCTGCCTCCTCGCACGATCGTGATGAGCACCGGCGCCACCGACGGCGCCTATCACCGCTTCGGCCTGCGCTATCAGGAGCTTCTGAAGGCCGAGGGCATCCGCCTCGAATTGCGGCCTTCGAGCGGCGGCGTCGAGAACCTGAAGCGACTGAATGACGGCACCGTCGAGGTCGCGTTCGTGCAAGGTGGAACGGGCGTCCTGGCGCTCGACCCCGATGCGCCGGCCGATTCGACGCCGCTTCGCTCGCTCGCGACGGTGGCCTTCGAGCCGGTCTGGATCTTCACGCGCTCGGTCGATGTCTCGAAAGGGCTGCAAGCGCTCGCCGGCAAGCGCATCGCGGTCGGGGTGCCTGGCAGCGGCAACTATCAGGTGGCGATCCAGTTGCTGGGCATCTACGGCGTGACCGCGCCGGAAGGGCAGCAGATTTCGTCCGACGGCACGACCTTCGTGAACGCCGGTGGCCTCGCCGTGGTCGACCTGCTCGCCAAGGGCGAGGTGGACGCCGCAATCATCATCGCGGCCCCGCAGGCGCCCGCGGTGCAGAAGCTTCTTGCCGATTCGAGCATGCGGCTGGCGTCGCTCGATCATGTCGAGGGGCTGGCACGCCGATACCCGTACTTCCAGCCGGTCAGCCTGAAACGGGGTTCTGTCGATCCGCGGCGCGATCTGCCGCCAACGGACATTCATCTGCTCGCAACGACGGCCAACCTCGTGGTGCGTGACGAGTTGCATCCGGCATTGGCCTACCTGCTGCTGGAAGCCGCCAGGAAGGTGCACCGGCAACCCAGTCTCATCAACCGGCCGGAGGATTTTCCGAGTCCGCAGGGCACCGACTTTCCCTTGTCGGACCAGGCCGAGCGGTACTTCAGGCAGGGCCGGCCCTTCCTCCAGAGCTACCTGCCGTTCTGGGCCGCCAACTATGTGCAGCGGCTGCTTCTGCTGGTGGTGCCGCTGGTGGCGATCCTGGTGCCGTTGGCGCGGGTGCTGCCGATGCTCATCGGATGGCGACGCCGCAGCCGGCTGTACCGCCGCTACGGCGAGCTCAAGTTTCTGGAGCAGGACCTCGCATCGCGCAAGCTTGGCAAGGGCGAGCTCGACGATGCCCTGTCGCGGCTCGATCGGATCGAGGACGAGATCGTGGAAACCCGGTTTCCACTGGACTTCTCCGACCGCGTCTATACCTTGCGGCAGCACGTGGACTACGTGCGCGCGCAACTCCACCGGCAGATGGACCCGGTGGGCGATCCCCTGAACGCCCGCTGA